From a region of the Oscarella lobularis chromosome 7, ooOscLobu1.1, whole genome shotgun sequence genome:
- the LOC136189373 gene encoding speedy protein A-like, with amino-acid sequence MGSLFSFASRSNKSPASESPASPRRDKTTARKAADSAPDPNDSGYHSHPTKKHRKRVRSLNQNNAKRARMNVVCDVIATTPPKAGTLKSFFQLLDDDVIQDLLWFDCNFLLLDNYLLAMVYAYFRRTELPVKEYTAINFFAALWLAWDMEEDDEDRKEVLLPWALGKNWKKEKHSLLRVRNELWKKMKFRGLVSKATCDEVMALAPGHPLWERKRRESYGGAVRNYAVTLSVFNEDIFVDSQS; translated from the exons ATGGGCTCTCTCTTTTCGTTCGCGAGCCGATCGAACAAATCACCGGCGTCGGAGAGTCCTGCGAGCCCTCGGCGAGACAAAACAACGGCACGAAAAGCCGCCGATTCCGCTCCCGACCCTAACGACAGCGGTTATCACTCGCATCCGACGAAGAAACATCGAAAGCGAGTCCGATCGCTAAACCAAAATAA TGCCAAACGAGCGCGAATGAATGTAgtgtgtgacgtcattgccaCCACGCCCCCCAAGGCGGGAACTCTAAAAAGCTTCTTTCAACTCCTCG atgacgacgtcatacAAGATCTTTTGTGGTTTGACTgcaattttcttctattgGACAAC TATTTGTTGGCCATGGTGTACGCCTACTTTAGAAGAACGGAGCTACCCGTAAAAGAGTACACtgcaattaatttttttgcagcgcT GTGGCTGGCTTGGGACatggaagaagacgacgaggatcGCAAAGAGGTTCTTCTTCCGTGGGCACTTGGCAAAAATtggaagaaggagaaacaCTCCCTCTTGAGAGTTCGTAACGAACTGtggaagaaaatgaaattcaGAGGACTCGTCAGCAAAGCGACTTGCGACGAA GTAATGGCTTTAGCTCCTGGTCATCCTCTGTGGGAGAGAAAACGGCGGGAGAGTTACGGTGGAGCTGTCAGGAATTACGCCGTCACTCTTTCTGTTTTCAACGAGGACATTTTCGTTGATAGCCAATCTTAG
- the LOC136189372 gene encoding tRNA (adenine(58)-N(1))-methyltransferase TrmI-like, protein MLRLSLIRRHLSDCFRPGDLVLLEDKGQKRMTTLVQSSAARERLEIGVHLSSNDFVSFSTIVGLEPGSFARSKRGKLIFLQRPSLEEYVLHMARGPTPMYPKDAAACLTMMDVGNGHRVLECGTGSGALTLFLSRLVGPAGCVFSFEEREDHLARAMKNVDRWIDLQNRLHSGSWKRNVTFYSHSPSESNRSHMDRLDSAVLDLQEPSFVLRTIIPWLKVGSPVVVYLPNITQVVQMWNTVLKEGLAVRKMRTVEVMHRLWSVDVARRHNREVVSSDLDSQPAYIARPSHHQQPHTGFLLLMRTSNKAHAKTE, encoded by the exons AtgcttcgtctttctctgaTTCGACGCCATCTGAGCGACTGCTTTCGACCCGGTGATCTCGTTCTCTTGGAAGACAAAGGTCAAAAGCGCATGACTACTCTCGTGCAGTCGTCCGCGGCTCGAGAACGCCTCGAGATCGGCGTTCACctctcgtcgaacgatttcgtttccttttcgaCCATCGTCGGTCTCGAGCCGGGATCGTTCGCACGCAGCAAACGCGGAAAGCTAATCTTTCTGCAAAGACCATcgctggaggagtacgttcTTCACATGGCGAGAGGTCCGACTCCGATGTATCCCAAAGATGCTGCTGCCTGTTTGACTATGATGGACGTCGGTAATGGACATCGGGTGCTGGAGTGCGGAACTGGATCTGGAGCGTTGACGCTGTTCCTGTCGAGATTGG TGGGACCTGCAGGATGCGTGTTTAGCtttgaagagagagaagatcATCTTGCACGAGCGATGAAGAATGTTGATCGGTGGATTGACTTGCAGAATCGATTGCACTCGGGATCGTGGAAGCGTAACGTCACTTTTTATTCTCACTCTCCTTCTGAAAGTAATCGTTCTCATATGGACCGCTTAGACAGT GCTGTGCTAGATCTTCAGGAGCCTAGTTTTGTACTGAGGACTATCATTCCATGGCTAAAAGTGGGTAGCCCCGTTGTTGTTTATCTTCCCAA TATTACGCAAGTCGTGCAAATGTGGAATACTGTATTGAAGGAAGGATTGGCAGTTCGGAAGATGAGGACTGTAGAAGTGATGCATAGGTTATGGTCCGTAGACGTAGCAAGGCGGCACAATCGAGAGGTCGTTTCCTCGGATCTTGACTCGCAACCGGCCTACATAGCCAGACCATCACATCATCAACAACCTCATACAG GATTTCTATTGCTAATGAGAACGTCTAATAAAGCCCATGCAAAGACGGAGTAA